A genomic segment from Meiothermus cerbereus DSM 11376 encodes:
- the ybeY gene encoding rRNA maturation RNase YbeY, translating to MGQVDLVSHTKLPPGLGSAVRKALELLLEELGHGDKSLTLILTDDAEIRALKQEHWGEDAPTDVLSFPTYEPGDPFIPPHLGDIVISLETARRQANQLGHSLQNEVKVLAAHSLWHLLGHDHQREDEWAGFRQVQARILEL from the coding sequence ATGGGACAGGTAGATCTGGTTTCACACACCAAACTTCCCCCAGGCCTGGGCTCCGCAGTGCGCAAAGCCCTCGAGCTGCTGCTGGAGGAGCTGGGCCACGGCGACAAATCCCTCACGCTCATTTTGACCGATGACGCCGAGATCAGGGCCCTTAAGCAGGAGCACTGGGGCGAGGATGCCCCTACCGATGTCCTGTCGTTTCCTACCTACGAACCGGGCGACCCCTTCATTCCGCCACATTTGGGCGATATTGTGATCAGCCTCGAGACCGCCCGCCGCCAGGCCAACCAGCTTGGACACAGCCTGCAAAACGAAGTTAAGGTGCTGGCGGCCCACTCGCTATGGCATTTGCTGGGGCACGACCACCAGCGTGAGGATGAGTGGGCGGGGTTCCGTCAGGTGCAGGCCCGCATTCTCGAGCTCTAG
- a CDS encoding diacylglycerol kinase: MPSRTPPPRPGSDPLPLRGLRASFAYAWAGVRFAWKSQRNFRLEVYIGALALALALWLQINPVPVLLLVALVLGLELINTALEALVDLVSPNYHPLAKAAKDVAAAGVLVASTIAALIGVLLFLPPLVGRLGLW, encoded by the coding sequence ATGCCCTCCCGAACCCCACCCCCCAGGCCCGGCAGCGACCCCCTACCCTTACGGGGCCTGCGGGCTTCCTTTGCGTATGCCTGGGCCGGTGTTCGCTTCGCCTGGAAAAGCCAGCGCAACTTTCGCCTCGAGGTGTATATCGGCGCTCTGGCCCTGGCCCTGGCCCTGTGGCTGCAGATCAACCCGGTTCCAGTACTGCTATTGGTGGCCTTGGTGCTGGGGCTTGAACTCATCAACACCGCCCTCGAGGCTCTGGTAGATCTGGTCTCACCCAACTATCACCCCCTGGCCAAAGCAGCCAAGGATGTTGCCGCAGCGGGCGTGCTGGTAGCTAGTACAATTGCCGCCCTAATCGGTGTTTTGCTATTCTTACCGCCGCTTGTGGGCCGCCTGGGGCTGTGGTAA
- a CDS encoding hemolysin family protein: protein MESIPGSLGIIVLLILINAFFVAAEFALVAIRRSRVEQMADTGSWQGRLLKEAMAKLDTYIATTQLGITATNLILGAFGEPYVTRLIVAGITALFGQTQAAAAAESSLLLSISFVFSVIFITFVTVLFGELIPKGIALQRTEQVAAITILPLNLFQRLTAPLVWLFSRSGNFFLRLLGLREAPSHSMVGSAEELKLIVEASSKEGVLDESEGEIISQILDLEETPVRSIMVPRVDMVAISAEATLRDFWKMAREHRYSRVPVYQETIDNIVGVAYIKDLLEYEGPELDSIKIGSISHPAYFVPETMGARELLREMRRRKTHMAIVVDEFKGTAGLVTLEDIIEEIIGEIYDESDEEEVAPVQQIAQGVYLLDASIPLEDASEKLGIELPEGEYDTLSGFLMNEFGRIPEVGEQLEYAGYIFTVETADPRGIERVRAQKKTPEPRDDETLSESVTSEEA, encoded by the coding sequence ATGGAAAGCATCCCTGGCAGTCTTGGAATCATCGTTCTTCTCATCCTGATTAATGCTTTTTTTGTCGCCGCAGAATTTGCTCTGGTCGCGATTCGGCGCAGTCGGGTCGAGCAGATGGCCGATACTGGCTCCTGGCAGGGCAGGCTGCTTAAAGAGGCTATGGCCAAGCTCGACACCTACATCGCCACCACGCAGCTTGGCATCACCGCCACCAACCTGATCCTCGGCGCCTTCGGGGAACCCTATGTGACCCGGCTGATTGTGGCTGGCATTACAGCACTATTCGGTCAAACCCAGGCTGCCGCTGCAGCAGAAAGCAGCCTGCTTTTATCCATCAGCTTTGTTTTCTCGGTTATTTTCATAACCTTTGTAACGGTGCTTTTCGGCGAGCTGATCCCCAAAGGTATTGCCCTTCAGCGCACCGAGCAGGTCGCAGCCATTACCATCCTGCCGCTCAATCTTTTCCAGCGGCTCACCGCCCCCTTGGTCTGGCTTTTCAGCCGGAGCGGTAATTTCTTTCTGAGGTTGCTGGGCCTCAGGGAAGCCCCCTCGCACTCCATGGTGGGTAGCGCAGAAGAACTCAAGCTGATCGTGGAGGCCTCCTCAAAAGAAGGGGTCTTGGACGAGAGCGAGGGCGAGATTATCAGCCAGATTCTCGATCTGGAAGAAACCCCAGTGCGCTCGATTATGGTGCCTAGGGTAGACATGGTCGCCATATCAGCCGAAGCCACCCTGCGCGACTTCTGGAAAATGGCCCGCGAGCATCGCTATTCTAGAGTCCCGGTCTACCAGGAAACCATCGACAACATTGTTGGAGTAGCCTACATCAAAGACTTACTCGAGTACGAAGGTCCGGAGTTAGACAGTATAAAGATCGGCAGCATAAGCCACCCCGCCTATTTTGTGCCCGAAACCATGGGGGCCAGGGAGCTTCTGCGCGAGATGCGTCGCCGCAAGACCCACATGGCCATTGTGGTGGATGAATTCAAGGGTACGGCAGGGCTGGTTACCCTCGAGGACATCATCGAAGAGATCATTGGGGAAATCTACGATGAATCCGACGAGGAAGAGGTGGCCCCGGTGCAGCAGATAGCTCAGGGGGTCTATCTGCTAGATGCCTCAATCCCGCTGGAAGATGCTTCAGAAAAGCTGGGCATTGAGTTGCCCGAGGGTGAGTATGACACCCTCTCCGGCTTTCTGATGAACGAGTTTGGGCGCATACCCGAGGTGGGGGAACAGCTCGAGTACGCTGGCTATATTTTTACCGTCGAAACCGCCGATCCACGGGGCATCGAGCGGGTGCGGGCTCAGAAAAAAACCCCAGAACCCCGCGACGACGAAACCCTTAGCGAGTCGGTAACTTCAGAAGAAGCATAG
- the cdd gene encoding cytidine deaminase yields the protein MPKTPKKIVEKLQQLLAHSYSPYSGFAVAAVVKSRSGRLYGGVNVENAAYPLSRCAEQSATLQMVSAGEREIVEVWVMSRGKQPATPCGGCRQVLSEFAQPNVSVHCLSAEGLELHTTLGELLPHAFTSQYLDGPGKK from the coding sequence GTGCCCAAGACGCCTAAAAAGATAGTAGAAAAACTCCAGCAGCTCCTGGCCCACTCCTACTCGCCTTACTCCGGTTTTGCCGTTGCGGCTGTGGTCAAATCCCGGTCGGGTCGGCTGTATGGCGGGGTTAACGTGGAGAACGCCGCCTATCCCCTCTCGCGCTGCGCCGAGCAGTCGGCCACCTTGCAGATGGTTTCAGCGGGAGAGCGTGAGATTGTCGAGGTCTGGGTCATGAGCCGGGGAAAGCAACCGGCAACCCCCTGTGGTGGCTGCCGACAGGTACTGAGCGAGTTTGCCCAGCCCAACGTATCGGTACACTGCCTGAGTGCAGAGGGCCTCGAGCTACACACCACGCTAGGCGAGCTTCTGCCCCATGCCTTTACCAGTCAATACCTGGACGGGCCGGGCAAAAAGTAA
- the pelF gene encoding GT4 family glycosyltransferase PelF: MRIALITEGTYPFVLGGVSVWCDQLIRGLHDFEFEVIALTSNGLEKAAYPPPANLKGVVNFPLWNSVRRGRSRQRASRWFDQVHHSFVSALVRPNWGTTYFLWALRAMAGYAQQADLGEALLSEASLGRLLKVWKEHQPQDPSIAPLPNLTLQDALLASELIEHLLRPLQLIPAKAEVYHAVSNGPAALVGMMGKWYHHVPFVLTEHGVYLRERYLSYLQAPFSLSVQTLILNFFRLLSSAAYRMADLIVPVSEYNRRWEERNGAFPTSIRPIHNGIDPALFPPPEVEPEVPTLAFVGRIDPLKDLHTLIESFAYTREHVPNARLRMFGPTPAGNERYRESCEDLIAKLGLEGAATFEGRISPAARGYQAGHVAVLSSISESFPYAVIEAMSCERATVSTDVGGVAEAVGDAGILVPARDPAAMGRACAELLLDDERRITMGKAARARVLKHFTLERFLNDYRKMYHDVVILFRAARSSTLSEIPYPTQPLPTTGS, encoded by the coding sequence ATGAGAATCGCACTTATCACTGAAGGAACCTACCCATTCGTGCTGGGCGGGGTGAGCGTGTGGTGCGATCAGCTCATTCGTGGTCTGCACGACTTTGAGTTTGAGGTAATTGCCCTTACCAGCAATGGCCTGGAAAAAGCAGCCTATCCTCCACCTGCAAACCTTAAAGGCGTGGTCAATTTTCCCTTGTGGAATAGTGTTCGCCGGGGTCGCTCGAGGCAGCGTGCTTCCCGCTGGTTCGACCAGGTGCACCACAGCTTTGTAAGTGCCCTGGTCAGGCCTAATTGGGGCACAACCTATTTTTTGTGGGCCTTACGGGCTATGGCTGGCTATGCACAGCAAGCCGATCTGGGAGAGGCCTTGTTGAGCGAAGCTTCCCTTGGCCGCTTACTCAAAGTTTGGAAGGAGCATCAGCCGCAAGACCCTTCGATTGCTCCACTGCCCAATCTGACCCTCCAGGACGCTCTACTGGCCTCGGAATTGATTGAGCATTTGCTGCGTCCCCTGCAGCTTATTCCTGCTAAAGCCGAGGTTTATCATGCCGTTTCTAACGGGCCTGCGGCTTTGGTGGGAATGATGGGCAAGTGGTACCACCATGTCCCATTTGTTCTAACCGAACATGGTGTTTATCTTCGAGAGCGCTACCTGAGCTATCTCCAGGCTCCTTTTAGCCTTTCGGTGCAAACCCTGATCTTAAACTTTTTTCGCCTGCTCTCGAGCGCCGCTTACCGCATGGCCGACCTAATCGTGCCGGTTTCGGAGTACAACCGCCGCTGGGAGGAGCGCAACGGGGCCTTTCCTACCTCCATTCGCCCCATCCACAACGGCATTGATCCGGCCCTGTTTCCGCCTCCGGAGGTGGAGCCCGAGGTTCCCACGCTCGCCTTTGTGGGACGCATTGATCCCCTCAAAGACCTCCATACCCTGATTGAGTCGTTTGCCTATACCAGGGAACATGTGCCCAATGCCCGCCTTCGAATGTTTGGTCCGACGCCTGCAGGCAATGAGCGTTATCGGGAAAGCTGCGAAGATCTAATCGCAAAGCTGGGCCTGGAGGGAGCAGCGACCTTTGAAGGTCGAATCTCACCGGCTGCACGGGGTTATCAGGCTGGGCATGTGGCCGTGCTGAGCAGCATCTCGGAAAGTTTTCCGTATGCCGTGATTGAGGCCATGTCGTGTGAACGGGCCACGGTTTCAACCGATGTGGGGGGGGTGGCGGAGGCAGTAGGCGATGCAGGTATTCTGGTGCCTGCTCGTGATCCTGCGGCGATGGGCAGGGCCTGCGCCGAGTTGTTGCTGGACGATGAGCGCCGGATTACTATGGGCAAGGCAGCGCGGGCGCGGGTACTCAAGCACTTTACCCTCGAGCGTTTTCTAAACGACTACCGCAAAATGTACCATGATGTGGTCATTCTTTTTCGGGCGGCCAGGTCTTCTACGTTGTCGGAGATACCATACCCGACCCAACCTTTACCGACTACGGGGAGCTGA